The Alligator mississippiensis isolate rAllMis1 chromosome 11, rAllMis1, whole genome shotgun sequence genomic interval GCCAAAAAGCAACAAGTGAATCTGGAGGGATtaagaggaaaagcaggagctgcaACTTAACAGTTCTGCCTTAGATGGTTTTCGGCTGGCTCCCTCATGTCAATTTTAAATGATTGTACAAATGGCAACGGGACCCAAACATTAATTCTGCTCCCAAGGTTATATGCTCACCAAATGCagaaaaggatgcagaaaaggcatcCATTAGGCATCCAGTTGTCCCCTGAGCACCAGCAAGCATCAGATAATAAGTTACACTGGAACTGTGTCGAGGTccatgcagaaaaggctgaactgctcaatgcctttttcacctcagtctgcACAGGCaaaatcagctcccagactactgcacctggcagcacagtttgcagaggaggtgagcagccaactgtggtgaaagaacaggttagggactatttagaaaacctgagcatatacaagtcagtggggCCAGATGGGACTCATCCGTGgttgctgagggagctggctgatgggactgcagagccactgaccatcagctttgaaaactcatggctatcaaaAAAGGTCCCacgtgactggaaaagggcaaacatagtgcccatgttaAAGAATAGGGAAAAACAGGAGACTCCAGGGGCCTACAGAccactcagcctcacctcagtccctggaaatatcatggagcagatcctcaaggaatccatttctaagcacttggaggagaagaaggtgattaggaacagtcagcatggattcaccaagggcaatttatgcctgaccaacctgatggccttctctgatgagatgactggctctgtggatgcaggaaaaccaatggatgtggtgtaccttgattttagcatggcttttgatacagtctcccataacattcttgcaggcaaactaaggaagtacaggtgaaatgaatgaactgtaaggtgaatagaaaactggctggagagtagtactcaatggctcaatgtctagtttacagctggtatcaagtggagtggcccagggatcggtcctggggctggttttgttcaatgccttcatcaacaacctggaagatgccatagagtgccccctcagcaagcttgcagatgacacaaagctgtgggtaGTAGTAGATGTCCTGGAGGGTAgtagtgctaggattcagagtgacttagggtgtgtgtagatgaaacaagaggcatgtgtgcacaacactttaaggtgagttaaatgcttttgtaccactttaatggcgttggtgtttgcatgcgttggcagtgtattgcacattaattccagccgctgtagcacattcagaggcataatgtgcattaaattattttggggcacagcaaactaaaacacatctgaagagttttagtttgctgccctacagctgtggagagaagcagcGGGCTCTGTGCGGCTCAggaactgtgcaggcagcccatgcaggcagcctcgCAGCAGTCTGGAAAGGCAGGCtccatcaaaggaaaaaaaaagtggcgagcctgatcttctttgttttttcccgctggagcttgcctgcctgcatgagctgtgcaGGCACTTGATCCCTCCCTCTGCGGCTGTGGTGCGCCCCAGGaccgcccaagctgggtgcccacaacaggtgctgcctgggcgggtgggggctgccactgccacagagggaagcactagccctgcccctcgccccccccTGAACCCAGGGAcctctccacccaccagcagctcgccttCCACTACCcaccgccagagaggcaggtaagacatgggtgtacacgacacaggggtttactttgccctacaTTGAAGCGGTGTTTCtaaaaacccaccacttaaatttaggatgaagtaaacccccgtttcatctacacgttccctagacaaattggagaatagGTCTGAATGgactctcatgaggttcaacaaggacaaatgcaaggtcctgcacttaggatggaagaatcccatgcaccggtacaggctgggggctgactggctgggcagcagctctgcagaaaaggcccagGAGGTTTCAATGGataataaaatgaatatgagccaacagcatgtcCTTATTGCCAAgcaggctaacagtatactggtcTGCATTGGCAGGTGTGTTGTCAGCAGGTCACGGGaagtgattattaccctctgttcagcactggtgaggccacatctggagtactgtgttcagttttgggccccctcacTACAGcaaggaagtggacaaattggagagagtcaagtggagggcaacacaaatggtgagggggccgagggacatgacttatgaggagaggctgagggaactggacttatgtAGTCCAGAAaatagaagactgagaagggatttaatagcagccttcagctgaaAGGAGgtctgaaagaggatggagctggactgttttcagtggtgacagatgacagaacaggaagcaactgtttcaagttgcagcaagggaagtttaggttagatattaggaaggattttctcactagaagggtagtaaaacgctggaacaggttacccagggaggtggtggaagctccatcctttgtcccggctagacaaagccttagctgggatgatctagttggggagggtcctgctttgagcaggttggactacatgacctcctaaggtcccttccaatcctaattttctatgaaaaatctctgaaaatctctgaatctctgaatcagccaggccaggtccaccccccgcccctctcccagcctggcaatggccaccctgcccgccccagctcccagcacttggggggaaaaaagccccagctcagctggtgctgccaggtgggggctgatgcctgctgccccacgctgcatggggggctctgcatgagacccccaccccactccctcagccccctcacaggTGTCCCACagaggccagctccggccctttaagaacaaaaaaaaacctgacgAAACCCGgggactcactgcttctgctggtggggggcaatccccgctgccccccgccatgtggggggtctgcagcagcccccaaagccccaaggctgcaccaggagcggtaagtcccagggcttttctcggctttttttttgcttaagaagccaaagccccggccggtggggcagccatgggggaccggaggagcaggggtgggggatttgagggggctcatgcagagcccccatgcagcgtggggcagtgaggatcacccccCGCCCAGGAGCATCAAATTGGGCAccggggattttttttaaagtaccgagctggggcgggcaggggcagccatgggggcactgggggagtggacaggggtcgggggggctggcaggggtccccccatggtcccctcccctctcccccagcccccacctctcctgcccctagtacttaccagctcggagtggctgcggcttcctgctgctgtcacCGGAGACTGTGCacatcatcaaagctctctgaatctttgccgaagattcggagagcgtTGGATCGATTCatacctttaaattggtcccctgattcgattcggatttggagatttggccaccgaatcgggccgaatctcctccgaatcgagtcaccacccgaagcttcccacagccctacttTCTACCTTGCAGGAATGGAAAGATAGGCACACATTATGACTTTTATTCTCCACTGGAAATGAATTACTaaaatcccctcccctccactctcaTCCTGTAGAGCCACCGGACCATTCCTCCTCCACCGTAACTCAGTGGTCCGTCTTGCCCATCATTTTGAGTACGGCTACTttgacctccttgttcctcaggctgtagataagAGGATTCAGGAGGGCAGACACCACATTGTACAAGAGGGAAAACATTTTATCCTGCTCGGGTGAGTAGCTGGAAGCTGGGCGCATGTACATGAACATGGCAGCACCGTAGAAGAGAGTCACGACGGTGATGtgtgaggtgcaggtggagaaggctttgatCTTCCCCTCAGCTGAGCTGATCCTCAGGATGGCTTCCAGGATGAATACATAGGAGATTAGGATCAAAGACAGTGGGGTGAGGAGCAGTATAACTGCCATCACAAAAATCACCAGCTCAGTGAGGTGTGTGTCTGCACAGGCCAGCTTCAGGATGGCTGGCACCTCGCAAAAGAAGTGATTGATTTCATTTAAGCTGCAATAGGGCAACCTCATGGTGAAGCCTGTGTGAATCATTGCAGAGAGGAAGCCAGATACCCAGGAGCTGATGGCCATCTTGACACAAACTGACCTGTTCATGATGACCGTGTATCGCAGAGGGTGACAAATGGCCACATACCGGTCATAGGCCATTACAGCATAGTGTATACATTCAATTATCCCCAGACAAAGGAAGATGTACATCTGCGCAACACAGGCAGTATAGGAAATacttttctttgtggagaagaggTGGACCAGCATCTGGggtacagtggtggtggtgtagcCGATGTCTACAAAGGAAAGGTTGGCCagaaagaagtacatgggtgtgtgaagACGGGAGTCATTAATGACAAGTGTGATGAGGAGGCTGTTCCCAAAGAGGGTCGCCAGGTAGATAGTTAGGAagagcacaaacagcagcagctgcgtcTTGGGCTGGCTGGAGAACCCCAGCAGGATGAACTCCGACACCGAGGTGCTGTTCCCCCAGAGAGATTCCTCATCATGTCCGACCTAAGAACAAAAGGGAGCAATAAGAAAAGCAATTACTCAGAAGGATACAGTAGAAAAAGGCTAGATTCTGTTGTTCTTTGCACCCCTGATAACAGACAGCTGCATGACTACGgattttggcacttatgcacagtttgaaaTTCACCTCTGGGCTTGCAATTATGCAAATGTCCATTAAACATACTGACTACTCACAAAGGACTCTTTCATGGTTTAACTGCACAGCTGAAGCACTCACTCAGTGATCAGGAGTCTTTGGTGCTCAGCCTGCCCTTAAGCTGGGGATTGGAATCTGCATTTCCCACTGGTATCAGCCCATAGCCTGATGCGGCTCTAGCCACCAAGCTACCAGATAGTACAATGCAGACACGTGTCCAGCCTCTCCAATCTTGCTGGCCCACTAAGCAGCCAAGAGACATAGGAAACCAGAAGAAAGCCAGCTAGCTAAAAAATGCAGTGGTCAGTGAGGTGGCTGCTTTCCTGGATGGGAAGAAACCAACTGGTGAAGAAATTTTCCCAGTGCTATTTATAAGCTCAAGGGTAGATGGAAAATACTCTAGACCATGCTGAGAGGCACTGGGAAGGAAGTTTAAACTGGGGTCTCCTGCTTCTTGGGTTAATAGCCTAATAACTAGGTTTGGGggttaaaaaaggaaggaacttCCTTCAGGACAGTACACATGGAGGGCAATTCCAACCCCCATTTCTGTAGGAAACAGAATTGCAAACTCTGCACA includes:
- the LOC102565616 gene encoding olfactory receptor 2K2, which codes for MKVGHDEESLWGNSTSVSEFILLGFSSQPKTQLLLFVLFLTIYLATLFGNSLLITLVINDSRLHTPMYFFLANLSFVDIGYTTTTVPQMLVHLFSTKKSISYTACVAQMYIFLCLGIIECIHYAVMAYDRYVAICHPLRYTVIMNRSVCVKMAISSWVSGFLSAMIHTGFTMRLPYCSLNEINHFFCEVPAILKLACADTHLTELVIFVMAVILLLTPLSLILISYVFILEAILRISSAEGKIKAFSTCTSHITVVTLFYGAAMFMYMRPASSYSPEQDKMFSLLYNVVSALLNPLIYSLRNKEVKVAVLKMMGKTDH